A window of the Pararge aegeria chromosome 2, ilParAegt1.1, whole genome shotgun sequence genome harbors these coding sequences:
- the LOC120628933 gene encoding Golgi phosphoprotein 3 homolog sauron — MNRTEGLVQRRNVAKENNPDGSRENNDVDDKKNDKNFDDGDSKETRLTLMEEVLLLGLKDKEGYTSFWNDCISSGLRGCILIELGLRGRVELERAGMRRKGLLSRKVIVKSDTPTGDVLLDEALKHMKDTDPPETVQSWIEYLSGETWNPMKLKYQLKNVRERLAKNLVEKGVLTTEKQNFLLFDMTTHPLTDNVVKCRLVKKVQEAALRRSIVDVAHADKRSLALLMLAHSADVLENAFAPLSDEDYELATRRVRALLDLDFEAEAMRPDACEIMWAVFAAFTK; from the exons ATGAACCGAACAGAGGGCTTGGTGCAACGAAGAAACGTTGCAAAAGAAAATAATCCTGACGGAAGCAGGGAAAACAACGATGTGGACGATAAGAAGAACGATAAAAATTTTGATGACGGCGATTCAAAGGAAACTCGATTAACTCTTATGGAAGAAGTATTACTGTTAGGATTAAAGGACAAAGAA GGTTACACATCATTCTGGAATGATTGTATATCTAGCGGTCTCAGAGGCTGTATCTTGATAGAGTTGGGATTAAGAGGACGTGTTGAATTGGAAAGAGCTGGCATGAGAAGGAAAGGTTTATTGTCCAGAAAAGTTATTGTTAAATCAG ACACTCCAACTGGTGATGTGTTATTAGATGAAGCTTTGAAACATATGAAAGATACTGATCCACCAGAGACCGTACAAAGTTGGATAGAATATCTCAGTG GTGAAACATGGAATCCTATGaagttaaaatatcaattaaaaaatgtGCGCGAGAGGCTCGCTAAGAATCTAGTAGAAAAAGGAGTACTTACAACCGAAAAACAAAATTTCCTATTGTTTGATATGACAACCCATCCACTTACTGATAACGTTGTCAAGTGTCGTTTGGTAAAAAAG GTACAAGAAGCAGCGCTCCGTCGTTCTATAGTAGACGTAGCGCACGCCGATAAGCGTTCTTTGGCGCTGTTGATGCTAGCGCACTCAGCCGATGTGCTGGAGAATGCTTTCGCTCCACTCTCCGATGAGGACTACGAGCTCGCTACCAGGCGCGTGCGAGCCCTACTCGACCTCGACTTCGAGGCCGAGGCGATGCGACCCGACGCCTGCGAGATTATGTGGGCAGTGTTTGCGGCGTTCACTAAATAG